The following coding sequences lie in one Eriocheir sinensis breed Jianghai 21 unplaced genomic scaffold, ASM2467909v1 Scaffold538, whole genome shotgun sequence genomic window:
- the LOC126992993 gene encoding transmembrane channel-like protein encodes MGMFFAPGLPLLNTFKLLVLLYVRSWAVVTSNVPPETVFKASDNNNFYLLFLLTMLFLCTLPVGYAVVWLEPSWHCGPFSDYPKIYQLATSTLIGGLPPSLYPIIDYISSPGVVIPAGLLLVLVIYYLVSLTAALREANSDLRDQLRQERSAEKRKALDARSGKGRSETPTSRWGRVVPLTPLPRPRLDATSSDPEKTAAHVKKPHAALSPEAENGPIIALCDPPKPKDEGPWPDDVTDLGHSEVFDDSLSESRQVGREKMRGEGTSERHERVKEYPEKEREQEIHHRGKSRKNSFSMPAKEEGEFILSRVPKGRQKSYGSQTRGHRLPQERKQSDESLHRDSPTKPKPRPYVDSPRERRRSSSSYASKVKHKFMDESAPEPNTTQEVNKTARTHRGLAKRDSDKLPPEPETPTKGAPSVRHRREPSILKMDDLRRGSNGQKAGGKGATSGHHRSSSDDSQGMQTIPIIKISKEDSVERSLQQAKLQRQDKTQEETDATAATKHPSQSPDATSHSPKHPSNSPDAPSRTTKHPSQSPDATSHSPKHPSNSPDAPSRTTKHPSQSPDTTSHSSNTASPQSRDRSGSNNIDLKTVPGKEVSVKPKKSKPAPIETNLDDPYLPESDTVALIAKVKDEIVPLQLAVEEETVILSSDEESTLLEK; translated from the exons ATGGGTATGTTCTTCGCGCCAGGCCTTCCCCTCCTCAACACCTTcaagctgctggtgctgctctaCGTTCGTTCCTGGGCAGTCGTCACTTCAAATGTCCCCCCAGAAACTGTCTTCAAGGCCTCCGATAACAATaatttctaccttctcttcctcctgacaATGCTCTTCCTCTGCACGCTGCCTGTCGG GTATGCCGTGGTGTGGCTTGAACCGTCCTGGCACTGTGGACCCTTCAGCGACTACCCCAAGATTTACCAGCTGGCCACCTCGACCCTGATAGGtggcctcccgccctccctctacCCCATCATCGACTACATCTCCTCCCCTGGTGTGGTCATCCCTGCCGGCCTCCTGCTCGTCCTTGTGATCTACTACCTCGTCTCCCTCACGGCAGCGCTCAGGGAGGCCAACAGTGATCTGAGG GATCAGCTGCGTCAGGAAAGGTCCGCCGAGAAGAGGAAGGCCCTGGACGCACGCTCTGGGAAGGGACGAAGCGAGACACCGACATCCAG GTGGGGCCGTGTGGTTCCTCTCACGCCCTTACCGCGGCCTCGACTAGATGCTACCAGCAGCGACCCGGAGAAGACGGCAGCGCATGTCAAGAAGCCTCACGCAG CTTTATCCCCCGAGGCCGAGAACGGACCCATCATAGCCTTGTGTGACCCCCCAAAGCCCAAGGACGAGGGGCCGTGGCCTGACGACGTGACAGACTTGGGCCACTCGGAGGTGTTCGACGATTCACTTTCCGAGTCACGGcaggtggggagggagaagatGCGGGGGGAGGGCACTTCCGAGAGACACGAGAGAGTGAAGGAGTAcccagagaaggagagggagcagGAGATTCACCACAGAGGGAAGTCGAGAAAGAACTCCTTCTCGATGCCAGCAAAGGAGGAGGGTGAATTCATCTTATCCCGAGTGCCAAAAGGGAGGCAGAAATCATACGGTAGCCAGACTCGAGGCCACAGACTACCCCAAGAGAGGAAACAGTCCGACGAGAGCCTCCACCGTGACTCGCCGACCAAACCAAAGCCTAGACCGTATGTAGACTCACCCAGGGAACGCCGTAGAAGCTCGAGCTCATACGCAAGCAAAGTCAAGCACAAGTTCATGGACGAGAGCGCTCCGGAACCCAACACAACCCAGGAAGTGAACAAGACCGCCAGAACGCACCGAGGATTAGCCAAGCGGGACTCTGATAAGCTGCCCCCAGAGCCAGAGACGCCGACTAAGGGAGCGCCGTCGGTTAGGCATCGCAGGGAGCCGTCGATACTGAAGATGGACGACCTGAGGAGAGGGAGCAACGGGCAGAAGGCAGGAGGCAAAGGGGCTACATCAGGGCACCATCGTAGCAGCTCGGACGACTCTCAGGGCATGCAGACGATTCCTATTATCAAG ATCAGCAAGGAGGACAGTGTTGAGCGTTCCCTTCAGCAGGCAAAACTACAACGCCAGGACAAGACACAGGAGGAGACCGATGCCACAGCCGCCACCAAGCACCCCTCGCAAAGCCCTGACGCCACCTCACACAGCCCCAAACACCCCTCAAACAGCCCTGACGCCCCTTCACGCACCACCAAGCACCCCTCGCAAAGCCCTGACGCCACCTCACACAGCCCCAAACACCCCTCAAACAGCCCTGACGCCCCTTCACGCACCACCAAGCACCCCTCGCAAAGCCCTGACACCACTTCACACAGCTCAAACACAGCCTCGCCACAGTCCAGGGATCGCAGCGGCAGTAACAACATCGACTTAAAAACTGTGCCAGGGAAGGAAGTCTCGGTTAAGCCTAAGAAATCTAAGCCTGCCCCCATTGAGACGAACTTAGATGACCCGTACCTCCCGGAGTCGGACACGGTTGCCCTAATTGCTAAGGTCAAGGATGAGATTGTCCCCCTTCAGTTAGCCGTTGAGGAGGAGACAGTGATTCTAAGCTCAGATGAGGAGTCGACGCTGCTTGAAAAATGA